AACCACACGGCGAATTCGATCTTCTCGTTGGAGATTGGTACAATGAGAGTTTTAAGGTAAAATCACACACACTTACACACTACATAGTTTGATCATAGTGGGAcattagtttatttatttattttttataaaattcctAGGACATTCGTTCGTCTTTGAAAAAATCCGATCTTGACCTTCTTCCAAAGTCGATGCTTTTGAATGGACGTAGCCGTTACCCGCAATCAAACCAAACAATTGTTGTTGAAGAAGGTAAGTACCAACAAAAGTTAAAGAAAACTTTAGTTGTTTGACCCGAACATCATATCGAATACATAACCAATTTTAAGTAAAGTATTATAGAAACTGCATAAATACTTGTACATAATGCTTACCAGATGGGAGAGAAAATGTTATTTAGTTACATAACCGGCTTATGTGTTagaattaaaatttaaaaacaatatgTACATATATTTACACGTTTCTTGTAGCTGTTTACTTGAAATTGGTTATGCGTTGAATAATATCCCCCCAACCAACTAAGAAATAATTATTTGTTATCAATTattttatagatttttttttgaatgacTAATGTTACTCTCCCAAACTCCTATATTTACAAATTATTTTATAGATGAAACATATTTAATAAGGATATCAAACGTTGGAACGCAATGGAGTATCAACTTCAGGATTCAAAATCATCAAATGCTACTAGTCGAGACAGAGGGGTCATATACAAGCCAAAAAATGTTAGATTCGATTGACATACATGTCGGCCAATCTTACTCGGTTTTGGTAACGACAAACCAACCCGAGGCCGACTATTACATCGTGGCGAGCCCTAAAATGGTCAACACACCCGATTCTAGTAACCTAGTTGGTGTTGGGGTGTTACATTATGAAGCCTCTACTACACCTGCCCAAGGCCCATTACCAGCCGGTCCTgacccatttgaccttgacttttCGGTTAATCAAGCGAAGTCAATAAGGTAAATAACAAAAATAGTATATTCAAGATACTGGTGCGGTTTTGTGTTTAAAAACTTTTCAAAGTAAAATGTCCATAATACCCTTTTTAACCCGCTAAAAAATTATTGTACGCTAGGTGGAACTTGACTGCGGGTGCAGCGAGACCAAACCCACAAGGAACATTCAACGTGTCGAATGTTACATTATCTCAGACGTTTATTCTCCAAGGGTCATTAGCTGAAATCAATCGCTCCATTCGTTACACTGTTAACAATGTGTCGTATCGTGTTCCCAACACCGCTTTGAAGCTAGCCGATTACTATAAGAATGGAACGGGCACTTACCAACTCGATGCATATTCCGCTAACTCATCTAATCCCATTGCTATTGATGGAACTTTTGTCATCTCCGGGGCTCACAACGGCTGGCTTGAAATTGTGTTTAAGAACAACTTAAAAGCTATCGATACTTGGCATTTGGACGGTTTTGGGTTCTACGTTGTAGGGTAAGGATATCTATCCatttatatctatatctatatctatatctatatctatatctatcaaTCTATTTATATCAATGTAAAAATTGATAACAATCATAGCCCATTTTGATCATAACTTGCTTATGCATATCTGATTCATATATGGATTATAGGTTTGGAGATGGAGAGTGGACTCCTGATATGCGATCAACGTATAATCTTTATGATCCAGTTGTTCGATCAACAGTTCAAGTTTACCCAGGGGGATGGACCGTGGTTTACGCATATCTGGACAACCCTGGAATGTGGAACCTACGTTCACAAGTCTTGAAGCATTGGTATTTAGGACAAGAGCTTTATATCAGGGTCTACGACCCTGACCCGAATCCTGCTAAAGAACGCCAACCCCCATCCAACCTTCTATATTGTGGTATGGTACACCGGTCATTCTATTCCCACACCCTTTTcacgatctctctctctctctctgtatatctatgtatatatagagagagatagagggGAGGGGTGTGTGAATATTAACACCCTTTTATTATTGTTTTCTTTAAATTTTCTTTTGATGATTAAGATAATCACTAATGAAGTTTTTATCTCAGGATCCGTCATTCCTCCACCGACACCACCAAAGCCAACACCGGCGCCACCAAATCCGTCGTCTCATGCACCAACACGATCGTTAAACTGGTAATCATGGTCTTGTTACTAGAGGTGGAACCAAATGGGGCCGACCATAGGAATTTGTcagatttttttatataatatctAAGATTTTCTATAAAAAGTTTGATTTGGACTCTCTATGTAACATCCAACCCCTCGTACCATCAATATTGTCCGCTTTGCCCCTGATGGGTTGCCAATCCAGGAACTCACGGATTTGTTTTTTGTTGCTCCGGTGGAGACTTCCCAGGACCAAAAACAAATCCGTGAGTTTCTGGATGACAAACCATCAGGGgtagtggcggagcttgaccaaaagttcccggaagagggggggggggagtcatgggacccaatttatatattgtataaatatttaggcaaaataatttggagggggggggggtccttTATAATGTTAAAATTTTAGGACAAAAAATCGAAAATTTTACACTTCTAACTGAAACATTCggggggcgggtgcaccccccGGTTTCCACTAAGCTCCTCCCCTTATCGTGGGCAAAGCGGACAATATTGGTGATACGAGGGGTCACGTGTTACACTCTAGTTATAGCGGGTTGAGAAAAGAGCCTTATGATGGCCCTAGATAAAGAAGTTTTGGTTCCGTGACTCTGACTGCTTGTTACCTTTTTATAACATTGTTTTATGCTTTCTTTTTGGTTCTaacacatgtttttttttttgtttctctgTATGTGGTTGCAGGTTTTATATTATCTTCATCCTCTTCACTTGTGTACTTCTATAAGTACACACGACCATCAATGGAGACTGTTGAATCATTCTTTTGACAAAATATCATATTTGAGAAATAATTTTGATTTATATCTTTTATCCATGATCGTGTTAAGTTGATTTAAAGACgacttatgaaaaaaaaaattgaccacTTGATCACCTTTAACAAGCATATAACAATCAGATTAAAAATGATGGCTTGTGATAAGCATTTCAAAGATGCATGATTAATTAACATTTGCCACAACATGACACTAAGAAATAACATGATTTGCTCGCGCAACTGTATTATGAATGACAAAATATAACTAATTGAAACATACAACTGCTGATAAGATTTTGTTGTTGTTAAGAATGATGAGCTGATGCTTGAGTTTCAGTTGCAACATCAGATCATTTGCAAAGTCTTGCTCTTGAGCATTCTACTATTGCAGCTGATTAGAATATATTTGTTGCACCACATAATCAGTTAGATCAACAACCTGTTTTTTTCTCTATTCTTTCGCAAATTTCTGCCACAACCTGCTGCTATGAAGTTGCCATTTGCTGCAGTTTTGGTGACATCAATGATAGACTCACAAATCTTGCCTCCATTCATTGTTTTGATTGGTATATATAATTTCAAAGATATCTCTTCTATATTGGTGGATACAtatataggcaaaagatcaaatacaaataatcttaacatactaaacatacaaattgaaggaaaacccaaaaagacaaggtgacatttttgtaattaccaccaactatcaaagttacaaccaaaaatacctaaaaaaacacaattttttttttaacattttttattaaaaaatcgctacatttcgttagcaaaaaaaaaaaaaaaattttttttttggctgctactaaaagtagtgattttttaataaaaaatgttaaaaaaataaaataaaataatttgtgtgtgtttttttttttatttttttagacttttttaagttttttggagggtttagtttttagcattttagcttgggtggggggggggggggttaggttttttttaggtttttgggggttgggggggggggggggttaggtttttttttaggtttttggggggtgggggggggggggggtggggggtttaggtttttttgggggtggggggagtggttaggtttttttaggtatatttgtagagtaactttgatagttattgataattacaaaaatgccaccttgtctttttgagttttccttcaatttgtatgtttagtatgttaagattatttgtacaagaactttaccctacaTATATATTCCAACTATGGAGATACAATATCCTAATAACAATTATATCTAAAActattaataatatttataatctATTACACCGCAGTCCAAGCAAGAGGAGGTCAAATGCTAAGGCCAAACCCACAAGGAACATTCAACATATTGAATGTCACATTATATATCTCAATAATATATATTCTCCAAGGGTCATTAACTGAAATCAATACGTATTGAATGTCACATTATATATCTCAATAATATATATTCTCCAAGGGTCGTTAACTGAAATCAATAGTTGGGTTCGTTACACTGTATGAATCATATAGTGCACTTACCAACTCAATGCATACCCAGTAATTCGTCTAATCCCATTGCTATTGATGGTACTTTTGTCATCCCCGAGACTCACAACAGATGTTGGAAAATAAgtgaaaataacatttttcacaaatataggaaaatgattttttcctattttggactagaaataaatataataaaatgagcgggttttatgtatttatttgtgggtttgtgttctatgttggaagagcttcgcaacgaactaaaccacgtccaaaaccgagctaagatgaatgagatatcgatgctcaaagttgggtgtttggaacattcaatgttgaaactaaagggaaagtagcaccttgtcccacataggaggagagatggaacttaaatgggtatttaaggtggaactctccatccttattgtttcatggaagcacacactagtgtcctcgcgaagggtgcggagcaccctaactcgcactcgcactcgcacacgctcgcgcgcgcgcgcgtggcgtgggcgatgaggcgcaatgtggcgctttgatggcgcacttcgcacttcgcacgctcgcatcgccgcgagccgcctttgtatttttgaccgtgcgcgcgtggtggagcacaagggttgcaaggaccaagtggtaggtgatgcggcgcatgacgtggcagtcatgcgcatgcgcgcgcgggtacacgaggcgcgcggttggccgcatggtgcatgggtcctgcTGTGCTGTgtgcggcgcaccagagtgagccaatacggcgcgactgtgtggcgcgctCGTATagactcacaggtgacgtggcgcacgccgcACCGCGCATGGACGGACTTGAGCCGCACCGCgcacggcagtgagccaagaggccgcacgccgcacgacagtgagccaagaggccgcacgccgcatggcagtgagccaagatgccgcaccgcgcatgggcgcgcgcgcgcgcagaagcttccagcattgaatgactaggcagtttcagtccagcttcgtaactgacgagttaataggctttgactgagaattaaatgacgtattaaattgcattgaagacgtttaatgcaatttaaacctctcatttaattcattttgactgtttcaacctaggagctgtataaatacagctccatacccacttCAGAAGGAGACCAGCAACAACAGCTATATGCAAACAATCTTCTACactcttctgttcatcttcttcttacaagcttcaaggtaaccttcgggttgtagaCGAATTCCGGCAGTACcactgctccggctgttgtaccctgggaaacaaaacgagtactcctgggagactcggaatttgttttaagggaagcgtgtgttcacgtgcctcagccactctgcttctactcctttcttgtattttggtttatttcagttgtattgttctagtattttattttttagctttccttgtattgtaatcagtaataaaaatattgtttattttatttatttatgcgaACGGTTcgtacaatcttaaaacaaatttttaaaaccgttcgtgtaatcaaaaccattctgtttgtgattcaaaccagttttgatttcactcagtttgtgttttaaaaacagatttttttgttttcttcttcAAAGGAGCGACTTTGGTTGAAAACAATTTTGGTTACATCAGAATTGTCCTAAAAATTGGTAATAAACTTTCtgatttggtcttcaaagttggacttagaagccaatcagtaagttataactaataaaaattttctgttttttggtcttcaaagttggacttagaagcctaaacagtaaatttgtggtaaaaattaaaatttaattgtttatttCTGGTTTTTGCATAAATCAGAATATTTTGACTaaacttttaaaattttaattttttcagaATGTCGACCTCAAACAACAACAATACGAATGTTGTAGTTGGAACCCCTGccaacactgtgggagcgtccacagtggcaaATCATGCCGAAAGACctgagaagttctcgggtctacacttcaagcggtggcaacagaagatgttcttctacttgaccaccatgaaccttgcgaggttcttgacggaaaccgctccccaacctgcggaaggggagaccgacgctcaggctctgagcgcggtagatgcgtggaagcattcggatttcatatgtcgaggctatgtactcaacggtctctcggatgcactgtataatgtgtactacaatatcaagacttccaaagagttgtgggagtctttggagaaaaagtacaaaacggaggatgcgggaacaaagaaatttgttgtcgcccgtttcttggacttcaaaatggttgataacaagccggttatgaaccaagtccaagagttGCAAATTATACTAAATGACATCCATGCCGAGGGAATGGTACTTAGCGAGAcatttcaagtggcagccatgattgagaaattacctcctgcttggttggattttaagaattatcttaaacacaagcggAAGGAAATGTCGGTGGAGGACCTTGTTCTTCGTCTTCGTATAGAAGAGGAGAATAGGATCGCCCTAAAAAACAGCCTTGTGCAGCCTAGTGCTAGTGCAAACGTGGTTGAGCATGGGCAATCCTCTAAAGGCACAAAGGGCaaggggaaaaaggacaaagggaaagggaaagcaaaggctagcaaccttggaccgaagaaaggggttatgaaaaagaaacctcaaacgttccaagggacttgttacaactgtgacgagccggggcatcgggctaaccaatgcaagaaaccaaagcgtgagcgtgcgcacatggtggatgaagacggaatgcctttggtggcaatgatttccgACAAAAGCGCAATGATGGATGAGGTCAATACGGTGACCAATACTCCAAAAGGTTGGTGGGTTGATACGGGTGCGACCCGTCACGTTTGTGCAGACAAAAGTCTCTTTACCACCTTCAAGGCGCTTTCTGGAGAAGAGAAGCTGTATATGGGAAATGCAGCCACCGCTGACATCATGGGTGAAGGAACGgtgatcttgaagtggacttcagggaaggagctcactctaagcaacgtgttgtatgtcccagacttgcgcaagaatctagtctcgggatggttgcttaacaagtttggatttcgtttagTTTTTGAGAGCGATCAATTTGTACTAACTAAACGAGGAACGTATGTAGGCAAGGGTTATGCCCAAAATGGAATGTTCAAATTGAATGTAATGGCTGTcaagaacatgaataaaattgctactacttctacttatatgcttgagttttctgaatcgaataaatggcatggtagattaggtcacgtaaattttaattcaatacgccgtttaatcaatttaaattgtataccaacattccatattgattcacactataaatgtgaaacatgcgttgaatccaaacttacaagaacatcatcaaaatcggttgaacgaataaccgaaccccttgatttaattcacactgatatttgtgatttaaaagcggtacccacaacaggtggaaataagtacttcatcacgtttattgacgatagtactaaatattgctatgtatatttactaaaaagtaaagatgaagcaataagtaaatttatcttgtataaaaatgaagttgagaatcaacttcaaaagaagataaaagctttgcgaagcgatcgaggaggcgaatatgttgcaccttttgccgagttatgcgcaaaaagtggcattgtacatgagtgtacacctccttactctccacaatcaaatggcgtggcggaacgaaagaaccgcacattgaaagaaatgatgaacgccatgttgataagttctggggtgagccacgaactgtggggggaagccattctctcggctaattatcttttgaacaggataccactcaaaaagagagacgaaactccatatgagttatggaaaaggaagaaaccttcatacaaatacttgaaagtgtgggggtgcctagcaaaggtgactgtaccacctcctaaggctcttaggataggacccaaaactgttgattgcatatttattgggtatgcacatcaaagtagtgcacatcgctttcttgtacatgagtccaagaatcctgatgtacacGTAAACACTATTATGGAGGTGAATTCTaacgttgtgtcttactttgaaaatgtgtttcctttgagaagacaaacacatgcaacgtcatcaacacctaattttgaagtaggtgaaagttCATCAACACCAATTGATGAGGTGGTTcatgataagacacatgaacaacctgaggttgaagaaaccgatcgtaggcgaagtaaaaggccaagggttgaaaaatccttcggtccagacttcgttagctatatggttgagggcgagcccaatacatatcgcgaagcggtttcctcttcagaaggacctcaatggaaagaagcaataagaaatgaaatagattctatattgcaaaatcatacttgggagttagtagatcttccacctggttgcaaaccacttggatatcgttggatattcaaaaggaagatgaaaactgatggaagtattgataagtacaaggctaggttggtgattaaaggatttagacaaaaggaaggtctagattactttgatacctactcgcctgtgacgcgcataacctcgattagattggttcttgctatagcggctttaagaaatttggaagttcaccaaatgga
Above is a window of Helianthus annuus cultivar XRQ/B chromosome 14, HanXRQr2.0-SUNRISE, whole genome shotgun sequence DNA encoding:
- the LOC110907689 gene encoding monocopper oxidase-like protein SKS1; this encodes MAPVCHRFCLIPFVSFTTLLLVLVNADDIFLEWQVNIDTTIKPVSVDQPVITINGMFPGPLINATTNDIIHVNVFNNMDEPLLITWNGIQQRLNSWQDGVSGTNCQIQPGLNWTYVFTLKDQIGTFSYFPSINFHKAGGAFGPIRVNNRVVIPVPFPKPHGEFDLLVGDWYNESFKDIRSSLKKSDLDLLPKSMLLNGRSRYPQSNQTIVVEEDETYLIRISNVGTQWSINFRIQNHQMLLVETEGSYTSQKMLDSIDIHVGQSYSVLVTTNQPEADYYIVASPKMVNTPDSSNLVGVGVLHYEASTTPAQGPLPAGPDPFDLDFSVNQAKSIRWNLTAGAARPNPQGTFNVSNVTLSQTFILQGSLAEINRSIRYTVNNVSYRVPNTALKLADYYKNGTGTYQLDAYSANSSNPIAIDGTFVISGAHNGWLEIVFKNNLKAIDTWHLDGFGFYVVGFGDGEWTPDMRSTYNLYDPVVRSTVQVYPGGWTVVYAYLDNPGMWNLRSQVLKHWYLGQELYIRVYDPDPNPAKERQPPSNLLYCGSVIPPPTPPKPTPAPPNPSSHAPTRSLNWFYIIFILFTCVLL